One window of the Dioscorea cayenensis subsp. rotundata cultivar TDr96_F1 unplaced genomic scaffold, TDr96_F1_v2_PseudoChromosome.rev07_lg8_w22 25.fasta BLBR01001281.1, whole genome shotgun sequence genome contains the following:
- the LOC120256077 gene encoding uncharacterized protein LOC120256077 isoform X2 has product MGIGWGYGANMLTKHLAEVGETTPLTAAVCIDNPFDLEEATRSFPHHVVMDQKLAVGLADILRANKELFQGKTKRFDVTKALAATSLREFDTAVSMVSYGFDFIEDFYSNSSTRELVGSVKIPVLFIQSDDGTVPLFSIPRTLIAENPFTSLLLCSCLPSTITTSQRSSILWCQHLAIEWLTGVEFALLKGRHPLLKDVDVTINPLKGEAFVRGRTSETGITTEKKIHQASNLPHLFVNNTRGNFYRLAQSNYVNGFLVNQNNSVLRERDGAIWKDVNDALKQNSSINADQDGGGGDSLDIEQSQVLQTAAVVMNMLDATMPDTLDDEQKKKVLTAIGQGETLMKALQGAVPEDVRGKLTSVVSEILQNQSTNLNIDVLRRIGWVPKLASKVKSSVEEKLTEVSSSESSQSDTYFPEHNKVDADDGVGSQNLSEPKPGDSSTQASDLSSQDNNVQVSEYTGVDSEVGGKSSQDVKFDKGNESHEEINEQPKISQKDGAADRKSADSQMNVNDTNDVQNSDLKGVDSITEPNMATSSNDSEGTSTSASFTSDQQAIDEKEIEVQKSIEKTNQNMTDQTSQSLSPKAEEPLAQPSSPKEPSINVSEALNALTGFDDSTQMAVNSVFEVLEDMIDQYEKASNQGNVDEIDENASQQAAPALEDSPSTRSYGTEKINNRNNVMRVEENAEQSYQGIDNSLHEVGAGPSDEFEKRYFENKVKFNPSSSSTESVTQLKGNSESVNHLDEKNTDAGKNIDKIRHVPNFPMNVTVNPPQPWMLPYGNYLYWDYSVPLPVVQSLDSDSATDLFLDTEAGQWKMLDQSNSIGGNGENEHINQKGHFAHYSYQSGDGDEIVEPSYVIVDTEYSGVQSLSTEEPEMTEYSSKMEETKRDELICLVREDLLEALKVEVGRQLAIPVLEVIESDLVGDLETVADAVSKSVVHDNELNLNLLSKNNGIASEKFGVIEGECIVRTIIYAIQHTSHLRKALPVGVIVGTSLASLRKYFQVAVLHDEGHSEPSCDNGEFVMEKTKVNSSGHFVGANNQHGDSDKSSDSPNTGLKKSNLDGSSVMVGAVTAALGASAFVAQHQKNNSYKQDGALEFPSRVSNNRGLLQEVHNKLEEEEEDPGKTQNNLVSSLAEKAMSVAGPVVPTNSDGEVDQERLVAILAELGQKGGMLRLVGKIALLWGGIRGAMSLTDRLISFLHIADRPLVQRVFGFVCMALVLWSPVVIPLLPTLVQSWTTKAPNVVAEYACIVGFYVATTILVMLWGKRIRGYENPVEQYGLDLTSRPRIHDFLKGLVGGIMMVMSIHSTNALLGYARLSWPSALPSSSAGAALLLTSYGNMLILVIRGTVTAFGIALVEELLFRSWLLEEVTTDLGYHCAIIISGLAFSFVQRSLHSVPGFFLLSLALVGIKQRANGKLAALIGIRTGVMATNFLLQTGGFLRYRHDIPFWLISNHPLHPFNGVIGLSLALSLAIIFFSWTPNNSSSSIVQK; this is encoded by the exons GTGAATTTGATACTGCTGTATCTATGGTTTcttatggttttgatttcatAGAGGATTTCTATTCAAATTCCAGTACAAGAGAGTTGGTTGGCAGTGTGAAGATCCCTGTTCTCTTTATACAG AGTGATGATGGCACTGTACCACTTTTCTCCATTCCGCGAACCTTAATAGCAGAAAATCCATTTACAAGTCTGCTTCTCTGTTCATGCTTGCCTTCAACCATCACCACAAGTCAGAGATCAAGCATCCTTTGGTGCCAACATCTTGCTATTGAG TGGCTTACAGGAGTAGAATTTGCACTTCTAAAGGGCCGTCATCCTCTGCTGAAAGATGTGGATGTCACCATCAATCCTTTGAAAGGTGAAGCATTTGTAAGGGGCAGAACATCAGAGACTGGCATTACGACGGAGAAGAAAATACACCAGGCCTCCAATCTTCCTCATTTGTTTGTCAACAATACTAGGGGCAATTTCTATAGACTTGCCCAGTCAAATTATGTAAATGGATTTCTTGTGAATCAAAACAACAGTGTACTTAGGGAAAGGGATGGTGCAATTTGGAAGGATGTAAATGATGCACTGAAGCAGAATTCATCCATCAATGCTGATCAAGATGGGGGAGGAGGTGATAGCCTGGATATTGAGCAAAGTCAAGTGTTACAAACTGCAGCTGTTGTTATGAATATGCTTGATGCTACGATGCCTGATACTCTGGATGATGAACAGAAAAAGAAG GTCTTGACTGCGATTGGACAAGGAGAGACACTCATGAAAGCTCTTCAAGGAGCTGTGCCTGAAGATGTACGTGGGAAGTTGACATCTGTTGTTAGTGAAATTTTACAAAATCAGAGCACCAACTTAAATATTGATGTGCTTAGAAGAATCGGTTGGGTCCCTAAGTTGGCATCAAAAGTTAAATCAAGTGTTGAAGAGAAGTTAACAGAAGTCTCAAGCTCTGAGAGTAGTCAGAGTGATACTTATTTTCCAGAGCATAACAAGGTGGATGCTGATGATGGAGTAGGATCACAAAATTTGTCTGAACCAAAACCTGGAGATAGTAGCACTCAAGCAAGTGACTTGTCTTCCCAGGATAACAATGTGCAAGTTTCTGAATATACTGGGGTTGACTCTGAAGTTGGAGGTAAATCAAGCCAAGATGTCAAATTTGATAAAGGCAATGAGTCACATGAGGAAATAAATGAACAGCCCAAGATCAGTCAAAAGGACGGAGCAGCTGACAGAAAATCAGCAGATAGTCAGATGAATGTAAATGACACAAATGATGTCCAAAACAGTGATTTGAAAGGCGTAGACTCCATAACCGAACCGAATATGGCGACCTCGTCTAATGATTCTGAAGGAACATCCACATCAGCCTCATTTACTTCTGATCAACAGGCCATAGATGAAAAGGAAATTGAAGTTCAGAAAAGCATAGAGAAAACTAATCAGAATATGACAGATCAAACTTCCCAGAGTCTCTCACCAAAAGCAGAAGAACCTTTAGCTCAGCCGTCATCTCCAAAGGAGCCATCTATCAATGTCAGTGAAGCATTGAATGCCTTAACTGGATTTGATGATTCCACTCAAATGGCCGTAAATAGCGTCTTTGAAGTCTTGGAAGATATGATTGATCAATATGAGAAGGCAAGCAATCAAGGGAATGTTGATGAAATAGATGAAAATGCAAGTCAACAAGCAGCACCAGCATTGGAGGACTCCCCCTCCACCAGAAGTTATGGtactgaaaaaataaataacagaaATAATGTAATGAGAGTTGAGGAAAATGCAGAACAATCATATCAGGGAATAGACAATAGTCTCCATGAGGTTGGTGCTGGTCCTTCTGATGAATTTGAGAAAAGATATTTTGAGAATAAGGTcaaatttaatcctagttcatCTTCAACAGAAAGTGTTACTCAACTGAAAGGAAACAGTGAAAGTGTTAACCATTTAGATGAGAAAAATACAGATGCAGGGAAAAATATAGACAAGATCAGGCATGTTCCTAATTTTCCTATGAACGTAACTGTGAACCCACCCCAACCCTGGATGTTACCTTATGGAAATTATCTTTATTGGGACTATTCAGTACCTCTACCGGTTGTGCAATCTTTAGATTCTGATTCTGCAACCGACCTATTTCTAGACACAGAAGCAGGTCAGTGGAAAATGCTAGATCAGTCCAATTCTATAGGTGGTAATGGAGAGAATGAGCACATCAACCAAAAGGGTCATTTTGCACATTATTCTTACCAATCAGGTGATGGGGATGAAATTGTAGAACCATCCTATGTTATTGTTGATACAGAATATTCAGGAGTTCAATCACTATCAACTGAAGAGCCTGAGATGACAGAATATAGTAGCAAAATGGAGGAAACAAAAAGAGATGAGTTAATATGTTTAGTTAGAGAGGACCTATTAGAGGCTCTGAAAGTTGAGGTTGGCCGCCAGTTGGCTATTCCTGTTTTAGAAGTTATTGAAAGTGATCTTGTGGGTGATTTGGAAACAGTTGCCGATGCAGTATCCAAGTCAGTGGTACAtgacaatgaattgaatttgaatttgcTTTCAAAAAACAATGGTATTGCTTCAGAGAAGTTTGGTGTAATTGAAGGGGAATGCATAGTCAGAACCATAATTTATGCAATTCAGCATACCAGTCATTTGCGAAAAGCTCTGCCAGTTGGTGTTATTGTAGGTACAAGTTTGGCATCTTTGAGAAAGTATTTTCAGGTTGCCGTGCTGCACGATGAGGGCCATTCTGAACCTTCATGTGATAATGGTGAATTTGTtatggaaaaaacaaaagtcAATAGCAGCGGGCATTTTGTTGGTGCTAATAACCAACATGGTGATTCGGATAAATCATCTGATAGCCCGAACACTGGACTCAAGAAATCTAATTTGGATGGTAGCAGCGTAATGGTTGGGGCAGTTACAGCTGCCTTGGGTGCATCTGCCTTTGTTGCACAACATCAG AAAAATAATAGTTACAAGCAGGATGGAGCCCTGGAATTTCCATCTAGGGTGTCTAATAACAGGGGGCTTCTTCAAGAGGTGCACAATAAgctcgaagaagaagaagaagaccctGGAAAAACCCAGAATAATTTGGTGAGCAGCCTTGCTGAGAAAGCCATGTCTGTTGCCGGCCCTGTAGTACCTACTAACAGTGATGGAGAAGTGGACCAGGAAAG ACTGGTCGCAATACTGGCAGAATTGGGACAGAAGGGCGGAATGCTGAGATTAGTAGGCAAAATTGCTCTTCTCTGGGGTGGTATACGTGGCGCTATGAGCCTGACAGACAGGCTTATCTCTTTCTTGCATATTGCTGATCGTCCTCTAGTTCAAAG ggtttttgggtttgTCTGCATGGCACTTGTACTTTGGTCTCCGGTGGTGATACCCCTGCTCCCTACACTTGTCCAAAGTTGGACAACAAAAGCTCCGAATGTAGTTGCTGAATATGCTTGCATTGTAGGTTTCTATGTGGCCACCACAATCCTTGTCATGTTATGGGGCAAAAGAATTCGAGGATATGAAAATCCAGTTGAACAATATGGTCTTGATCTGACATCACGACCAAGG ATCCATGATTTTCTCAAAGGTTTGGTCGGAGGGATAATGATGGTCATGTCTATACATTCAACAAATGCATTGCTTGGTTATGCAAGGCTTTCTTGGCCATCAGCCCTGCCTTCATCTTCAGCTGGAGCTGCATTGCTGCTTACATCATATGGAAATATGTTAATCCTGGTTATTCGAGGAACTGTGACAGCATTTGGTATTGCTTTGGTGGAAGAGTTGTTGTTCAGGTCCTGGCTCCTCGAGGAAGTTACAACTGACCTTGGTTATCACTGTGCTATCATAATATCCGGCCTTGCATTTTCCTTCGTTCAAAG GTCCCTGCATTCGGTGCCAGGTTTCTTTCTTTTGTCGTTAGCCCTTGTTGGAATTAAACAAAGAGCCAACGGTAAACTCGCCGCGCTGATTGGAATACGTACAGGGGTGATGGCGACCAATTTTTTATTACAGACTGGTGGATTCTTGAGATACAGACATGATATACCTTTCTGGCTGATCAGCAATCATCCTTTGCATCCTTTTAACGGAGTTATCGGCCTGAGTCTGGCCCTTTCACTAGCCATTATATttttctcatggacacccaACAATAGTTCTTCAAGCATTGTTCAAAAATAG